A section of the Lujinxingia vulgaris genome encodes:
- a CDS encoding nucleotidyltransferase domain-containing protein, whose protein sequence is MLQNEMIQRFRQAFEDEPRVVAALMFGSFTTGEGDEFSDIEFAVFIEDEALEGFDQGAWLNAVSPVAAYFLDDFGHRTALFENGIRGEFHFLRGSEIPVISTWKGYGWFPTLEAAVMLDRSGALSEHARVLVGGPPVREGAPLVEGLALNLISLVLFGANLLNRGEYARAWPLLGKAHENLLKLVRLDEGRTEHWPTPSRALEADLAAPVYERYVRCTAGADPVALCSAYAETWTWSLELFDKVAGPLSIELPEKVISYADQLLRRALADATRS, encoded by the coding sequence ATGCTTCAAAACGAGATGATTCAGCGATTTCGGCAGGCATTTGAGGATGAGCCCCGCGTGGTGGCCGCGCTCATGTTCGGATCTTTTACGACGGGAGAGGGTGACGAGTTCTCCGACATTGAATTTGCCGTGTTCATTGAAGATGAGGCGCTGGAAGGGTTCGATCAGGGCGCCTGGCTGAACGCGGTCAGCCCGGTGGCGGCGTACTTTTTGGATGATTTCGGACATCGCACCGCCCTTTTTGAAAACGGCATTCGCGGCGAGTTTCATTTTTTGCGCGGGTCGGAGATCCCTGTGATTTCGACCTGGAAGGGCTACGGATGGTTTCCCACACTTGAGGCGGCGGTGATGCTGGATCGATCCGGCGCCTTGTCTGAGCATGCCCGCGTGCTGGTGGGAGGGCCGCCGGTTCGCGAAGGGGCTCCGCTGGTCGAAGGGCTCGCGTTGAACCTCATCAGCCTGGTTCTTTTCGGTGCCAACCTGTTGAACCGCGGCGAGTATGCGCGCGCCTGGCCCTTACTGGGCAAAGCGCACGAAAACCTGCTCAAGCTCGTTCGCCTCGACGAAGGGAGGACCGAGCATTGGCCGACACCGTCGCGCGCTCTGGAAGCAGACCTCGCTGCACCGGTCTACGAGCGGTATGTGAGGTGTACGGCGGGAGCAGATCCGGTGGCGCTCTGCAGCGCTTACGCCGAGACCTGGACGTGGAGTCTGGAGTTGTTCGACAAGGTCGCTGGACCTTTGAGCATTGAGCTTCCGGAGAAGGTCATCTCATATGCGGATCAGTTGCTCCGTCGAGCGCTCGCGGATGCCACGCGTAGTTGA